One Mycolicibacterium goodii genomic region harbors:
- a CDS encoding acetaldehyde dehydrogenase (acetylating), with protein MPNKSSVAIVGSGNISTDLLYKLLRSEWLEPRWMIGIDPESEGLARARKLGLETSAEGVDWLLAQSEKPDLIFEATSAYVHRDAAPRYQEAGIRAIDLTPAAVGPGVIPPANLREHLDAPNVNMVTCGGQATIPIVHAVSRVVNVPYAEIVASVSSASAGPGTRANIDEFTKTTSAGVQNIGGAQRGKAIIILNPAEPPMIMRDTIFCAIPEDADHAAITQSIKDVVAEVQTYVPGYRLLNEPQFDEPSVVNGGHHLVTTFIEVEGAGDYLPPYAGNLDIMTAAATKVGEEIARDRVLMASSEGAQS; from the coding sequence ATGCCGAACAAGTCCTCCGTCGCGATCGTCGGATCCGGCAACATCAGCACCGACCTGCTTTACAAGCTGCTCCGCTCGGAATGGCTTGAGCCACGCTGGATGATCGGCATCGATCCGGAATCCGAAGGTCTGGCGCGAGCACGCAAACTCGGCCTTGAGACATCCGCCGAGGGTGTGGACTGGCTTCTGGCGCAGAGCGAGAAGCCCGATCTGATCTTCGAGGCGACCAGTGCCTACGTGCACCGCGACGCCGCGCCGCGCTACCAGGAGGCGGGCATCCGCGCCATCGACCTCACCCCGGCCGCGGTGGGCCCCGGCGTCATCCCGCCGGCGAACCTGCGTGAGCATCTCGACGCGCCGAACGTCAACATGGTCACGTGCGGCGGCCAGGCCACGATTCCGATCGTGCACGCCGTCAGTCGCGTCGTGAACGTGCCATACGCCGAGATCGTCGCGTCGGTGTCGTCGGCGTCGGCGGGCCCGGGCACGCGTGCCAACATCGACGAGTTCACCAAGACCACAAGCGCCGGTGTGCAGAACATCGGCGGCGCCCAGCGAGGCAAGGCGATCATCATCCTCAACCCGGCCGAGCCGCCGATGATCATGCGCGACACCATTTTCTGCGCCATCCCCGAAGACGCCGACCACGCCGCGATCACGCAGTCCATCAAGGACGTGGTGGCCGAGGTGCAGACGTACGTGCCGGGCTACCGCCTGCTCAACGAACCGCAGTTCGACGAGCCGTCGGTGGTCAACGGCGGCCACCACCTGGTCACCACCTTCATCGAAGTGGAGGGCGCGGGCGACTACCTGCCGCCCTACGCCGGGAACCTGGACATCATGACCGCCGCGGCCACAAAAGTCGGCGAAGAAATCGCCAGGGATCGCGTCCTCATGGCGTCCTCGGAAGGAGCGCAATCGTGA
- the dmpG gene encoding 4-hydroxy-2-oxovalerate aldolase, which produces MVTTDIFFNPIWDVRMTDTSLRDGSHHKRHQFTGDEVRSIVAALDTAGVPVIEVTHGDGLGGSSFNYGFSKTPEQELIKIAADTAKESKIAFLMLPGVGTKEDIKEAQNNGGSICRIATHCTEADVSIQHFGLARELGLETVGFLMMAHTISPEKLAQQARIMADAGCQCVYVVDSAGALVLEGVRDRVQALVAELGSDAQVGFHGHENLGLGVANSVEAVRAGAKQIDGSCRRFGAGAGNAPVEALIGVFDKIGVKTGIDFFDIADAAEEVVAPAMPAECLLDRNALIMGYSGVYSSFLKHAIRQSERYGVPAHQLLHRAGQRKLIGGQEDQLIDIALEIKREQEAEAAKAGK; this is translated from the coding sequence ATCGTGACCACCGACATCTTCTTCAACCCCATCTGGGACGTCCGCATGACCGACACGTCGCTGCGCGACGGGTCGCACCACAAGCGGCATCAGTTCACCGGCGACGAGGTCCGGTCGATCGTGGCGGCGCTCGACACCGCGGGTGTTCCGGTCATCGAGGTGACCCACGGCGACGGTCTGGGCGGATCGAGCTTCAACTACGGCTTTTCCAAGACGCCCGAGCAGGAGCTCATCAAGATCGCGGCGGACACGGCCAAGGAATCCAAGATCGCCTTCCTCATGCTGCCCGGCGTCGGCACCAAGGAGGACATCAAGGAGGCCCAGAACAACGGCGGATCCATCTGCCGGATCGCCACCCACTGCACCGAGGCCGACGTGTCGATCCAGCACTTCGGGCTCGCGCGCGAACTGGGTCTGGAGACCGTGGGCTTTTTGATGATGGCCCACACCATCTCGCCGGAGAAGCTCGCCCAGCAGGCGCGCATCATGGCCGACGCGGGCTGCCAGTGCGTCTACGTCGTCGACTCGGCAGGCGCGTTGGTGCTCGAAGGCGTCCGTGACCGGGTACAGGCGCTCGTCGCCGAATTGGGATCGGATGCCCAGGTCGGATTTCACGGCCACGAGAACCTCGGTCTGGGCGTCGCCAACTCGGTCGAGGCGGTTCGTGCCGGTGCCAAGCAGATCGACGGTTCGTGCCGCCGATTCGGTGCGGGAGCCGGCAACGCGCCCGTCGAGGCGCTCATCGGCGTATTCGACAAGATCGGCGTCAAGACCGGCATCGACTTCTTCGACATCGCCGACGCGGCAGAGGAAGTGGTCGCCCCCGCGATGCCCGCCGAGTGCCTGCTCGACCGCAATGCGCTGATCATGGGCTACTCGGGGGTGTACTCGAGCTTCCTCAAGCACGCCATCCGCCAGTCCGAGCGGTACGGCGTACCCGCACATCAGCTGCTGCACCGCGCCGGCCAGCGCAAGCTCATCGGCGGTCAGGAGGATCAGCTGATCGACATCGCGTTGGAGATCAAGCGCGAGCAGGAGGCAGAGGCGGCCAAAGCGGGCAAGTAG
- a CDS encoding heme-binding protein, whose product MKKMSARTVRRCLYGMCAGGVLSAGFTIPLANAEPDQCSESGVAGTVSSVAASTSTYLSAHPEADRALSDIARQPDDRAGGMYLTFFADNPQVADDLRKINQPVLDLTAQCGIDVTPTPVSDALEEL is encoded by the coding sequence ATGAAGAAGATGTCCGCACGTACTGTCCGTCGCTGCTTGTACGGAATGTGCGCGGGCGGCGTCCTCTCCGCCGGGTTCACCATCCCGTTGGCGAATGCCGAACCCGATCAGTGCAGCGAGAGTGGAGTCGCCGGCACGGTCAGTTCGGTGGCGGCGTCCACCAGCACGTACCTGTCCGCGCATCCCGAGGCCGACCGGGCGCTGTCGGACATCGCCAGGCAGCCCGATGACCGCGCGGGCGGCATGTACCTGACGTTCTTCGCCGACAACCCGCAGGTCGCCGACGATCTCAGGAAGATCAACCAGCCGGTCCTCGACCTCACCGCGCAGTGCGGGATCGACGTGACCCCGACGCCGGTGTCCGACGCCCTCGAAGAGCTCTGA
- a CDS encoding RecQ family ATP-dependent DNA helicase: MVTREQAQSILEQLAGPTATLRDDQWTAIEALVVQRRQALVVQRTGWGKSAVYFIAAKLLRNAGLGPTVIVSPLLALMRNQVEAAERAGVRAATINSGNVTEWDAIHQQVAAGDLDVLLVSPERLNNPDFRDNVLPALASDAGLVVVDEAHCVSDWGHDFRPDYRRIRTLIAELGSGIPVLATTATANDRVVNDVAAQLGVGGRDTLVLRGGLDRQSLRLSVVQAGTPAQRAAWIAAQLDSLPGSGIIYTLTVSQAHDVAALLSEQGHKVAAYTGSTDTAEREQLEADLLENRVKALVATSALGMGFDKPDLGFVVHLGAPSSPIAYYQQVGRAGRATASAEVILLPGIEDQEVWRYFASVAFPSEPLVRNVLAALDTERPQSTPALETQVDLNRSRLEMVLKVLDVDGAVRRVKGGWVATGESWSYDEERYRALDEARRREQQAMLDYQATDGCRMAFLRAQLDDPELQPGQRCGRCDNCAGSRYPAAVDDATLAATAERLRRPGVAVAPRKQWPSGLASLGLELSGRITDGAAPGRAIGRLTDLGWGARLRRLLSEPDQDVPDEVIQAAIAVLKAWDWERRPVAVMGLDSDTHPRLITSTVQRLAQIGRLTDLGILRYTPGRRPVTAANSAYRVAALDGSWEPPQIDCDGPVLLVDDMTDTGWTLTMAARMLRAGGAAQVLPFVLASTA, encoded by the coding sequence ATGGTCACCCGCGAACAAGCGCAGTCGATACTCGAACAGCTCGCCGGACCCACGGCGACGCTGCGCGACGATCAGTGGACCGCGATCGAGGCGCTGGTGGTCCAGCGCCGCCAGGCACTCGTGGTGCAGCGCACCGGATGGGGCAAGTCCGCGGTGTACTTCATCGCCGCGAAACTGCTGCGCAACGCGGGCCTGGGCCCGACGGTGATCGTGTCACCGCTGCTCGCGCTCATGCGCAACCAGGTCGAGGCCGCCGAGCGCGCCGGGGTGCGGGCCGCAACGATCAATTCCGGCAACGTCACCGAATGGGACGCGATCCACCAGCAGGTGGCCGCGGGTGACCTCGACGTCCTGCTCGTCAGCCCCGAGCGGCTCAACAATCCCGATTTCCGCGACAACGTGCTGCCCGCGCTGGCGTCCGACGCGGGCCTTGTGGTGGTGGACGAGGCCCACTGCGTGTCGGACTGGGGCCACGACTTCCGGCCGGACTATCGGCGCATCCGCACGCTGATCGCCGAACTCGGTTCCGGCATACCGGTTCTCGCGACGACCGCGACCGCCAACGATCGTGTGGTCAACGATGTGGCGGCCCAGCTCGGCGTCGGCGGACGCGACACGCTGGTGCTGCGCGGCGGTCTCGACCGCCAGTCGCTCCGGCTGTCGGTCGTGCAGGCCGGAACTCCCGCGCAGCGTGCGGCATGGATTGCCGCGCAACTGGATTCGCTTCCCGGCTCGGGCATCATCTACACGCTCACGGTGTCGCAGGCCCACGACGTTGCGGCATTGCTGTCGGAACAGGGGCACAAGGTTGCGGCCTACACCGGGTCCACCGACACCGCAGAACGCGAACAACTCGAGGCGGACCTGCTCGAGAACCGCGTCAAGGCGCTGGTCGCGACATCTGCGCTGGGGATGGGCTTCGACAAACCGGATCTGGGTTTCGTCGTCCACCTCGGCGCGCCGTCGTCGCCGATCGCGTACTACCAGCAGGTCGGCCGCGCGGGCCGTGCCACGGCGAGCGCCGAGGTGATCCTGTTACCGGGCATCGAGGATCAGGAGGTGTGGCGGTATTTCGCCTCGGTCGCCTTTCCGTCGGAGCCGTTGGTGCGCAACGTGCTTGCCGCACTCGACACCGAGCGTCCACAGTCCACACCGGCCCTGGAGACCCAGGTGGACCTGAACCGGTCGCGGTTGGAGATGGTGCTCAAGGTGCTCGACGTCGACGGGGCGGTGCGCCGCGTCAAGGGGGGCTGGGTCGCGACGGGCGAATCGTGGAGCTATGACGAGGAGCGCTACCGCGCGCTCGACGAGGCCCGCCGCCGCGAGCAGCAGGCGATGCTCGACTACCAGGCGACCGACGGGTGCCGCATGGCGTTCCTGCGCGCGCAGCTCGACGATCCAGAACTGCAGCCCGGACAGCGGTGCGGCCGCTGCGACAACTGCGCGGGGTCGCGCTATCCGGCAGCGGTCGACGATGCGACGCTGGCCGCGACCGCCGAGCGGCTACGCCGCCCCGGGGTGGCGGTCGCGCCACGCAAACAGTGGCCATCGGGTCTGGCGTCACTCGGCCTTGAGTTGTCCGGCCGCATCACCGATGGCGCGGCGCCCGGTCGGGCCATCGGCAGGCTCACCGACCTGGGCTGGGGCGCGCGGTTGCGCCGGCTGCTGTCAGAACCCGACCAGGACGTACCCGACGAGGTGATCCAGGCGGCGATCGCGGTGCTCAAGGCGTGGGACTGGGAGCGCCGGCCCGTCGCGGTCATGGGCCTCGACTCGGACACCCATCCGCGGCTCATCACCTCCACGGTGCAACGCCTGGCGCAGATCGGACGCCTGACCGACCTGGGGATTCTGCGCTACACGCCGGGCCGGCGACCCGTCACGGCCGCGAACTCGGCGTATCGCGTCGCGGCGCTCGACGGATCATGGGAGCCCCCGCAGATCGATTGCGACGGTCCGGTGCTGCTGGTCGACGACATGACCGACACCGGTTGGACGCTGACGATGGCCGCACGGATGCTGCGTGCCGGTGGGGCGGCACAGGTCCTGCCGTTCGTGCTGGCGAGCACCGCCTGA
- a CDS encoding hemophore-related protein, translating into MELSPIRMAIAVGGLVVTMAAGTGIASAEPNLDAAVNTTCTYPQFVSALDAQNPAAGAVLNASPQMQSTLRQFIDAPRDMRQKMATAIVNYPPNKPYIGLLQSVFDTCNNF; encoded by the coding sequence ATGGAACTATCACCGATCAGGATGGCGATCGCTGTCGGTGGACTGGTGGTCACCATGGCCGCCGGCACCGGTATCGCATCCGCCGAGCCCAATCTCGACGCGGCGGTCAACACCACCTGTACCTACCCGCAGTTCGTCTCGGCGTTGGACGCTCAGAACCCCGCGGCGGGCGCGGTTTTGAACGCGTCGCCCCAGATGCAGTCGACGTTGCGGCAATTCATCGACGCGCCACGCGATATGCGGCAGAAAATGGCCACCGCGATCGTGAACTACCCGCCCAACAAGCCCTACATCGGGCTCCTGCAATCGGTCTTCGACACCTGCAACAACTTCTGA
- a CDS encoding IclR family transcriptional regulator, with protein sequence MTEPAEVAGRASPPTARVVAMLEFLARHPHDRFGLSELSRRVGVSKPTCLGILTTLTESGYLVREGDGRDKCYRLGPALIALGHMAQESMRVNPAVRAELRTLSAAFDTTAAVSAVIDDRITVLELVGPPGTDVGVFVGQSYPFAPPVGLMYVLWDDDALRAWLAKSPTVPLRTDSARLEKVVGECRASGYLVERLTPAGQRLYGLMAGMSSRLPDELQALLRELVSDIGERVHLRSEAQSRQRHDVSVISAPVHDHHQRQVMVVSLHVGRALADSEITKRARRVVAAADAVTAQLGGVKPVR encoded by the coding sequence ATGACCGAGCCAGCCGAGGTGGCGGGCCGCGCCTCGCCACCGACGGCCCGCGTCGTGGCGATGCTGGAATTTCTGGCACGCCACCCCCATGACCGGTTCGGACTGTCCGAACTGTCGCGCCGGGTCGGGGTGAGCAAGCCGACCTGCCTTGGCATACTCACCACGTTGACCGAATCGGGTTATCTGGTGCGCGAGGGCGACGGGCGCGACAAGTGCTATCGCCTGGGACCGGCGCTGATCGCGTTGGGACACATGGCGCAGGAGTCGATGCGCGTGAACCCGGCCGTGCGCGCCGAGCTGCGCACGTTGTCGGCGGCCTTCGACACCACCGCCGCCGTCTCGGCCGTGATCGACGACCGCATCACGGTGCTCGAACTCGTGGGCCCCCCTGGCACCGACGTCGGTGTCTTCGTCGGGCAGAGCTACCCCTTCGCGCCGCCGGTGGGCCTCATGTACGTGCTGTGGGACGACGACGCACTGCGGGCCTGGCTCGCCAAATCCCCCACGGTGCCGCTGCGGACCGATTCCGCGCGGCTCGAGAAGGTGGTCGGCGAATGCCGCGCATCGGGTTATCTCGTGGAGCGGCTCACCCCGGCAGGGCAGCGGCTGTACGGTCTGATGGCAGGCATGTCGAGCCGGTTACCTGACGAATTGCAGGCGCTGCTAAGGGAACTGGTGTCCGACATCGGCGAGCGCGTCCATCTGCGCAGCGAGGCCCAGAGCCGCCAACGCCACGACGTCAGCGTCATCTCCGCGCCGGTCCATGACCATCATCAGCGGCAGGTCATGGTCGTGTCACTCCATGTCGGACGCGCGTTGGCCGATTCCGAGATCACGAAGCGCGCCCGCCGAGTCGTCGCGGCCGCCGACGCGGTCACCGCGCAGCTGGGCGGCGTGAAACCGGTGCGCTGA
- a CDS encoding SDR family oxidoreductase codes for MSYSPNGLLKDKVVVISGVGPALGTTLARRCAEEGADLVLAARTVERLEDVAKQVTDAGRRALSVGTDITDDAQVSNLVDETMKAYGRVDVLINNAFRVPSMKPFANTTFEHMREAIELTVFGALRLIQGFTPALAESKGSVVNVNSMVVRHSQAKYGAYKMAKSALLATSQTLATELGEKGIRVNSVLPGYIWGGTLKSYFEHQAGKYGTSVEDIYNAAAAGSDLKRLPTEDEVASAILFMASDLASGITGQALDVNCGEYKA; via the coding sequence ATGAGCTATTCGCCGAACGGACTGTTGAAGGACAAGGTCGTCGTCATCAGCGGCGTCGGCCCCGCGCTGGGCACCACGCTCGCACGGCGCTGTGCCGAGGAGGGTGCCGATCTGGTGCTCGCGGCCCGGACCGTCGAACGGCTCGAGGACGTCGCCAAGCAGGTCACCGACGCCGGAAGACGCGCGCTGTCGGTCGGCACCGACATCACCGACGACGCCCAGGTGAGCAACCTCGTCGACGAGACGATGAAGGCCTACGGCCGCGTCGATGTGCTGATCAACAACGCATTCCGGGTGCCGTCGATGAAACCGTTCGCCAACACCACCTTCGAGCACATGCGTGAGGCCATCGAGCTCACGGTGTTCGGCGCGCTGCGGCTCATCCAGGGTTTCACGCCGGCGCTCGCCGAATCGAAAGGTTCGGTGGTGAACGTGAATTCGATGGTGGTTCGCCACTCGCAGGCGAAGTACGGCGCCTACAAGATGGCGAAGTCGGCGCTGCTGGCGACCTCGCAGACCCTGGCGACCGAGCTGGGCGAGAAGGGCATCCGGGTGAATTCGGTTCTGCCCGGCTACATCTGGGGTGGGACTCTGAAGAGTTACTTCGAGCACCAGGCGGGCAAGTACGGAACCAGTGTCGAGGACATCTACAATGCGGCCGCGGCCGGTTCCGACCTCAAGCGGCTGCCGACCGAGGACGAGGTGGCCTCGGCGATCCTGTTCATGGCCAGCGATCTGGCCAGCGGGATCACAGGCCAGGCGCTGGATGTGAACTGCGGGGAGTACAAAGCCTGA
- a CDS encoding sulfotransferase family protein, with protein sequence MSLRTNVGTVEDLHASAVKATGLDDFGPDDDNYREALAVLLESYQRDADLTELGSKMSRFFLRNALVARLLSEASWKQHPRHADVAIERPIFVTGLPRTGTTVLHRLLTADPAHQGLQMWLAEFPQPRPPRETWPDNPVYKQLAAQFSQHHEENPDYTGLHFMTADEVEECWQLLRQSLHSVSYETLAHLPTYANWLAQQDWTKPYQRHRRNLQLIGLNDAEKRWVLKNPSHLFALDALFATYPDALVIQCHRPAETIMASMCSLAAHTTAGWSNTYVGAQIGADSMDTWARGLEAFNAERAKHDPAQFLDVDYADFIADPLSTVESVYRHFGLPYTDEARTAVAEAYAASQRGPRAPKHTYSLADYGLTAESVKERFAGL encoded by the coding sequence ATGAGCTTGCGTACGAATGTGGGCACGGTCGAAGATCTGCACGCGTCGGCCGTCAAGGCGACCGGACTCGACGATTTCGGACCGGACGACGACAACTATCGCGAGGCTCTGGCCGTCCTGTTGGAGTCCTACCAGCGCGACGCCGATCTCACCGAGCTGGGCAGCAAGATGTCGCGGTTCTTCCTGCGCAACGCGCTCGTGGCGCGTCTGCTCAGCGAGGCGTCGTGGAAGCAGCACCCGCGGCACGCCGATGTGGCGATCGAGCGGCCGATCTTCGTCACCGGGTTGCCGCGCACCGGCACCACGGTGCTGCACCGACTGCTGACGGCTGACCCGGCCCACCAGGGCCTTCAGATGTGGCTCGCCGAGTTTCCGCAGCCCCGCCCGCCGCGCGAGACCTGGCCCGACAACCCCGTGTACAAGCAGCTCGCCGCGCAGTTCTCACAGCATCACGAGGAGAACCCGGACTACACGGGCCTGCACTTCATGACCGCCGACGAGGTGGAGGAGTGCTGGCAGCTGTTGCGTCAATCCCTTCACTCGGTGTCCTATGAGACCCTCGCGCACCTGCCGACCTACGCCAACTGGCTGGCGCAGCAGGATTGGACGAAGCCCTATCAGCGGCACCGCCGCAACTTGCAGCTCATCGGACTCAACGACGCCGAAAAGCGTTGGGTGCTCAAGAATCCCAGCCACCTGTTCGCACTCGACGCACTGTTTGCGACCTACCCCGACGCGCTGGTGATCCAGTGCCACCGCCCGGCGGAGACCATCATGGCCTCGATGTGCTCGCTGGCGGCACACACGACCGCGGGATGGTCCAACACCTACGTCGGCGCTCAGATCGGCGCCGACTCCATGGACACGTGGGCACGCGGGCTCGAGGCGTTCAACGCCGAACGCGCCAAGCACGACCCGGCCCAGTTCCTCGATGTGGACTACGCCGATTTCATCGCAGATCCGCTGTCGACGGTCGAGAGCGTCTACCGGCATTTCGGTCTGCCCTACACCGACGAGGCGCGCACGGCCGTCGCCGAGGCGTACGCCGCGAGTCAACGGGGACCCCGTGCACCCAAACACACCTATTCGCTGGCGGATTACGGCTTGACCGCCGAGTCCGTCAAGGAACGGTTCGCCGGTCTCTGA
- a CDS encoding polyphosphate polymerase domain-containing protein, which yields MFGRFRGRVHTPPPAYEDVPTLPSGYQQTASRMHAFNRYEIKYFVDEMRVPELRDELTAHMDTDPYSPRGGYPVTSLYYDTPDLRFYWEKIEGLRFRRKLRMRLYGAPSACADDTPVQIEIKQRVNRVTQKRRTEMPYGTAVQWLDHRKEIDCDASQRPFVNEVSTLVQNLDLRPIVTTGYLREAFVGRDADLGLRVTIDHKVHGRDRDFHFASGAQNRFTIPPKLAIVEVKANERVPYWITDLLARVDMSVIRVSKYCQSVQAFGLAPRSALGAPELVMSAGADDTVPDDLLESAPSA from the coding sequence GTGTTCGGCCGGTTTCGTGGGCGCGTGCACACCCCGCCACCGGCGTACGAGGACGTGCCGACGCTGCCCAGCGGCTATCAGCAGACCGCCAGCAGGATGCACGCCTTCAACCGCTACGAGATCAAGTACTTCGTCGACGAGATGCGGGTGCCCGAACTGCGCGACGAACTCACCGCGCACATGGACACCGATCCGTATTCGCCTCGCGGCGGTTACCCGGTGACCTCGCTCTACTACGACACACCTGATCTGCGGTTCTACTGGGAGAAGATCGAGGGCCTGCGATTCCGTCGCAAGCTGCGGATGCGGCTGTACGGCGCGCCGTCGGCGTGCGCCGACGACACCCCGGTGCAGATCGAGATCAAGCAGCGCGTCAACCGCGTCACCCAGAAACGCCGCACCGAAATGCCGTACGGGACCGCCGTGCAGTGGCTCGACCACCGCAAGGAGATCGACTGCGACGCATCGCAACGACCGTTCGTCAACGAGGTGTCGACGCTCGTGCAGAACCTCGACCTGCGGCCCATCGTCACCACCGGCTACCTGCGCGAAGCGTTCGTCGGGCGCGACGCCGACCTGGGCCTGCGTGTCACCATCGACCACAAGGTGCACGGCCGTGACCGCGATTTCCACTTCGCGTCGGGTGCGCAGAACCGCTTCACGATCCCGCCCAAGCTCGCCATCGTCGAAGTCAAGGCCAACGAGCGGGTGCCCTACTGGATCACCGACCTGCTGGCCCGCGTCGACATGTCGGTGATCCGCGTCTCGAAGTACTGCCAGTCGGTTCAGGCGTTCGGCCTCGCGCCGCGCTCGGCGCTCGGTGCCCCGGAACTGGTCATGTCCGCCGGCGCCGACGACACCGTCCCCGACGACCTGCTGGAATCCGCGCCGTCGGCGTGA